A single Mesomycoplasma ovipneumoniae DNA region contains:
- a CDS encoding 5'-methylthioadenosine nucleosidase, which yields MKNIKIKTAIFYADKQEQVNLELLGAKFIKNVSVLDLNFPVYEYKNIYFFYIHSQIGLINSAIFAQTVAVKFLITNIINYGACGGSSSIDFSKMKYQLIFPKRFYLLDAKTPWYQPGQLPFEPKFYENNLIAAQNFNLGSSNSFIFEENQVKDFQFVDFFDMESFSFAQISAKNNLNFYCIKYLSDKIGQNLDISQINFNIKQGAQSAAKYALGLLEKI from the coding sequence ATGAAAAACATCAAGATTAAAACCGCTATTTTTTATGCTGATAAGCAAGAACAAGTAAATTTAGAGTTACTTGGTGCAAAATTTATAAAAAATGTTAGTGTTTTAGACCTAAATTTTCCAGTTTATGAATATAAAAATATTTATTTTTTTTATATTCATTCGCAAATTGGCTTAATTAATTCGGCTATTTTTGCCCAGACAGTTGCAGTAAAATTTTTAATTACTAATATAATAAATTATGGCGCTTGTGGTGGAAGTTCATCAATTGATTTTTCAAAAATGAAATATCAATTGATATTTCCTAAACGTTTTTATTTACTTGATGCAAAAACACCTTGATATCAGCCAGGCCAACTACCATTTGAACCTAAATTTTACGAGAATAATTTAATTGCTGCTCAAAATTTTAATTTAGGCTCATCAAATAGTTTTATTTTTGAAGAAAATCAAGTAAAAGATTTTCAATTTGTTGATTTTTTTGATATGGAATCATTTTCTTTTGCTCAAATAAGTGCTAAAAATAACTTGAATTTTTATTGTATTAAATATTTGAGCGATAAAATTGGCCAAAATCTTGACATTTCCCAAATTAATTTCAACATAAAACAAGGCGCTCAAAGTGCCGCTAAATATGCCTTAGGTCTTCTTGAGAAAATCTAA
- a CDS encoding nicotinate-nucleotide adenylyltransferase — MKLEKIAIYGGSFNPVHKAHIQIAKKAIDFLNLDMLFFVPNYINPLKNNKENNIDPAFRFEMLKLVQIEKTQVCDYEIKAKKISYTIETVNYFRQKYPNAKLFLIIGSDNLACFKKWKNYKEILQKVQLVVFNRKNYPDLGNVKRYNALILPTQLPNFSSSQIRNGNFFGLDPKVNAFIGANFLYANSILKGFLGNSDRFIHSKNTAELSNEYAKIYGLDSKQAYYAGLFHDLTKKWTRQEHIDFLKSQKIDASDLQDYELHQLSASIWLKNVYLLPFEQIIRAISCHTTLCFEMSLFDKAIYVADKLARGRRFSGIQKLRDLAKQDLNKAFSQLVRMSKIEHENMKNSANQMKLYEKHQD; from the coding sequence ATGAAATTAGAAAAAATTGCAATTTATGGCGGTTCATTTAATCCCGTTCATAAAGCTCATATACAAATTGCAAAAAAAGCAATCGATTTTTTAAATTTAGATATGCTTTTTTTTGTACCAAATTACATAAATCCGTTAAAAAATAATAAAGAAAACAACATTGATCCCGCATTTCGTTTTGAAATGCTAAAATTAGTTCAAATTGAAAAAACACAAGTTTGTGATTATGAAATTAAAGCAAAAAAAATTAGCTACACAATTGAAACAGTAAATTATTTCAGACAAAAATATCCTAATGCAAAACTTTTTTTAATAATAGGTTCAGATAATCTTGCCTGTTTTAAAAAGTGGAAAAATTACAAGGAAATTCTTCAAAAAGTCCAACTTGTTGTTTTTAATCGTAAAAATTATCCTGATTTAGGAAATGTTAAGCGTTATAATGCCTTAATTTTGCCAACCCAGCTGCCCAATTTTAGTTCTTCACAAATAAGAAATGGAAACTTTTTTGGCCTTGATCCAAAAGTAAATGCTTTTATTGGTGCTAATTTTTTATATGCTAATTCAATTCTTAAAGGTTTTCTTGGCAATTCAGACCGATTTATCCATTCAAAAAATACCGCCGAACTCTCTAATGAGTATGCTAAAATTTATGGTCTAGATTCAAAACAAGCTTATTATGCTGGCTTATTTCATGATTTAACCAAAAAATGAACCAGGCAAGAACATATTGATTTTCTTAAATCCCAAAAAATTGATGCTAGCGATCTTCAAGACTATGAACTTCACCAACTTTCGGCGTCAATTTGATTAAAAAATGTTTATTTACTACCTTTTGAGCAAATAATCCGCGCTATTTCTTGTCATACAACCCTTTGTTTTGAAATGTCATTATTTGACAAAGCAATTTATGTCGCCGATAAATTAGCCCGCGGACGTCGATTTTCAGGTATTCAAAAATTACGCGACTTAGCAAAACAAGACTTAAATAAAGCCTTTAGTCAACTTGTAAGAATGTCCAAAATTGAGCATGAAAATATGAAAAACTCAGCCAATCAAATGAAACTATATGAAAAACATCAAGATTAA
- a CDS encoding Cof-type HAD-IIB family hydrolase, whose amino-acid sequence MKISKNRYLFVLDLDGTVLSDSANSEIHPDTESEIKRAVELGHVVCILTGRPWRSTKPIYEKLGLNTIVANFNGAYIHNPTDSEFIPTINYINLNDILYIIGDKRVKAETSNVAIEGPGWAKIKKRDKQLEQVFGFDHIKNLKPGLNYNKIPLKPTCLILDTKPTTNINDFKSYLERRYGDLGEFSAWSKGENHTYVFDMTAIGVNKSKAVSMLSRYYKIDLENIISIGDSYNDIGMFEISTISVAMANSPQQVKKHATVILKKTNKEGGVGDYIRRFLKNPVKEIQKSKKLKYMRSAVTFEATEY is encoded by the coding sequence ATGAAAATCTCAAAAAATCGCTATCTTTTTGTTCTTGATCTTGATGGTACAGTGCTTTCTGATAGTGCAAATTCTGAAATTCATCCCGATACTGAATCAGAAATTAAGCGCGCTGTTGAATTAGGGCATGTTGTTTGCATTCTGACAGGAAGACCCTGAAGATCAACAAAACCAATATACGAAAAATTAGGTCTAAATACAATTGTTGCTAATTTTAATGGCGCTTATATTCATAACCCAACAGATTCTGAATTTATTCCAACAATTAATTACATAAATTTGAACGACATTTTATATATAATCGGCGACAAACGGGTAAAAGCTGAAACCTCAAATGTTGCAATTGAAGGACCTGGATGAGCTAAAATCAAAAAACGCGATAAACAATTAGAGCAAGTTTTTGGATTTGACCATATTAAAAATCTAAAACCTGGTCTAAATTACAATAAAATACCCTTAAAACCGACTTGTTTAATTCTTGATACAAAACCAACTACAAACATAAACGATTTTAAATCATATTTAGAGCGACGCTACGGTGATCTAGGTGAATTTTCGGCTTGATCAAAGGGAGAAAATCACACATACGTTTTTGATATGACCGCAATTGGGGTTAATAAATCTAAGGCAGTTTCAATGCTTTCACGTTATTATAAAATTGACTTAGAAAATATAATTTCAATTGGTGATAGTTACAATGATATTGGTATGTTTGAAATTTCAACAATTTCTGTTGCAATGGCAAATTCGCCTCAGCAAGTAAAAAAGCATGCAACCGTTATTCTTAAAAAAACAAACAAAGAAGGTGGAGTTGGTGATTATATTCGCCGTTTTTTAAAAAATCCTGTAAAAGAAATTCAAAAATCAAAAAAACTTAAATATATGCGTTCAGCAGTTACATTTGAAGCAACCGAGTATTAA
- a CDS encoding SGNH/GDSL hydrolase family protein, with translation MKKSISKPDFSKAFKIFLSFSTLSLTISGITLIGIKNRDKTDQINIPITHSVQETEELLDKINYLSLGDSISAGFNWDYSFDVRGMLDENNQVKGLSYPAFFANFIQKVNPNALKSFDNLALSWTTVTDWLYLLNPENEKYKNSDKTHFRFNYHLDKKLNSPYGKQIREVFDDFSATSFPKLHKKIQDSNLITLSLGANDLIESIDFRVIAKPLQKLATKAEASFEFMQNIELAYQKIYRNLLALVENLRKINPNVRIVLVGYNSLTSNIVKFFEKLLTNEIGLPENYANLAIKRLNSTIKQVAKVQKVQYVDLYNEKIWQENPTEFATKELDIHPSTKGYKKMAQDLLFKLALEQDILFKNEEHKKLGWDKDYIEKDLNNYRRTLNIASNSQILEALSLEGSTDKFISETSKIEERTTADIQKTEKSPLENFVNVILNNNFGDFLSRFVQLGLQNNPGVQKTLTDFWKENQKAGASFAQILQKIFSSGFFSQIITRFQTYVQNIIDTQDWQKATISDLVNQIFAGFNEKQIIDVLNTVVTSEFASENPEKTKELIFASIFGQSLVQDLIINNIIKLDVAYKDNLKVVFTFDSIRKLFTKIITDFQLRTKDYKNSASFQQIIQTYLENPQNDADNVSFIRNFISETLKHHESVKVLVGIINDNFNFNLSKDDQDSLTDLLVSLADVIVRTNVWTKLNDIAAKNFLEVIKKSDYKNIESISSIFADQIYTNYTSFFKDSKNLLDLFHELLSFELSNNQIESLKKLLNKFYPILTKFDLSNFIDTSSPNYASFSFLFDSVKDFLVSNSFKPLSDIVNSAINDFLINKSQYKRIDDLNRFGFQFLANNLPKLEENIYDFLAKNVKNEEFLTSLINLISNSLSEQGLKPTSVKTFSEIIRLIFEDFYAKYQIWKDDKTSPTNNLIFAFVKGAINTFETFTKSNFSQYDSLKTNLESARKANNESEIQEYSAKIALLDQQLSFQNFSSYFLNNFFSQEQIYKLLKSLASLDFKSKISTQDLLLFFKNLFDQSFLHKQLIEKLNQNSFFNKEKIQKPLLNILSSFFESSEVEALLSKLIDYFFDDKKFEENPDFSSLIQNFITQNSELIEKVFTLFLGNTTTWESISQFLRAILDEYKLNLKPESVNTILELVRDFLTKLKDSILSIQKETTIQPPLTIKSIITIILDAISNNPTPNKSVIETLFDSFSVDIANNYYSSEATSKQNQSNLNQQKISSLIAEVMKTQPISEQIKSSLSSIPDEYREDIAPIFDSFLQSDGLKDLFNSYFKIVAKAKINKPLNNLSLIKSLFEKQYFNKIIGEFIVQLDEKKNNLIGNFTKLSEKIFKTEFEQTEFESFFKLIKKIIKNNIDSYYANEPESIDIFSDQPQQINVSQDISDFEIKAQPFSDSGSEQQSPTSSSTETQNQNSVKKTANYSKENAFLTKIITVLTKLTSGQFSTSNLNSLLETEIANEEFIVELVKQIGTVYSEIEESEKNNIWDILTKIFKSKFFKEKIDLLSVGNISSFSIFSGLSEETKKKIEPTFKSLLLEFLPNSANKLFIFRILDYINKNQQSFKDVKTFSAILTKFLGDDKSNKTTDQSQSSQKQTNSQFLKAYLWHVLDFLVKNDGFLDIAVDIIASYLNLNLDSSNPNLTNKVQKPREIPKTFLKEFIGLGFDNPLISDILDQMLNAVKTLDSSKEASSFFSAIFSKLDFAKLINLDLVVKIEPKISVDDSTGPSQKEQKELIDEKNLTLNTPTGQKISTKTLADFFDLIFLASPDWDKTKENHASPILKELNHITYTGISFQDLFTSNKKDPQLEAISKLFYRIWYSEGTSSNRISISNFKNSSKGRLLYRLALILLFYTYESRISKDWFRDQLFYGSFFSSWKASEIIRASLHNGNQSKVSNSRDNEYKKFINDIIGNPAESKSWWGGTNWYTPSNVKLNDMITMIYYNANDNRFFSRTKQPKLKDQILQQIHDGTYPDNYTDPKK, from the coding sequence ATGAAAAAAAGTATCTCAAAACCTGATTTTTCTAAAGCATTCAAAATATTTTTGAGTTTTAGCACCTTATCTTTAACTATTTCTGGAATTACTTTAATTGGTATAAAAAATCGCGATAAAACCGATCAAATTAACATACCAATTACCCACTCAGTCCAAGAAACTGAAGAGCTTTTGGATAAAATTAATTATTTATCATTAGGTGATTCAATTTCTGCTGGTTTTAACTGGGATTATTCTTTTGATGTTAGAGGTATGCTTGATGAAAATAATCAAGTAAAAGGACTTTCGTATCCTGCCTTTTTTGCTAATTTTATTCAGAAAGTTAATCCAAACGCCCTTAAATCGTTCGATAATTTGGCACTTTCTTGAACAACAGTCACAGATTGACTATATTTACTCAATCCTGAAAATGAAAAATACAAAAATTCAGACAAAACACATTTTCGTTTCAATTATCATCTAGACAAAAAATTAAATTCGCCATATGGAAAGCAAATTCGTGAAGTTTTTGATGACTTTTCGGCAACAAGTTTTCCAAAACTCCACAAAAAAATCCAAGATTCAAATTTAATAACTCTTTCATTAGGAGCAAATGATTTAATTGAGTCTATTGATTTTCGTGTAATTGCAAAACCATTGCAAAAACTTGCCACAAAAGCTGAGGCAAGTTTTGAATTTATGCAAAATATTGAACTAGCTTACCAAAAAATTTACAGAAATTTGCTAGCCTTAGTTGAAAATTTGCGCAAAATCAACCCTAATGTTCGAATCGTTTTAGTCGGTTATAATTCCTTGACATCAAATATTGTTAAATTTTTTGAAAAATTACTAACAAATGAAATAGGTTTGCCCGAAAATTACGCTAATTTAGCAATAAAACGACTAAATTCAACAATTAAACAGGTTGCCAAAGTTCAAAAAGTTCAATATGTTGACTTGTATAATGAAAAAATTTGACAAGAAAATCCAACTGAGTTTGCAACAAAAGAATTAGATATTCACCCTTCGACAAAAGGTTATAAAAAAATGGCCCAAGACCTCTTGTTCAAACTTGCTTTGGAACAAGATATTTTATTTAAAAACGAAGAACACAAAAAATTAGGCTGAGATAAGGATTATATCGAAAAAGATTTAAATAATTACCGTCGTACTTTAAATATAGCATCAAATTCACAAATTCTTGAGGCCTTAAGTCTTGAAGGCTCAACTGATAAGTTTATTTCTGAGACCTCTAAGATTGAAGAAAGAACGACTGCAGATATTCAAAAAACTGAAAAATCACCGCTTGAAAATTTTGTAAATGTTATATTAAATAATAATTTTGGTGATTTTTTAAGCCGTTTTGTCCAGTTAGGACTCCAAAATAATCCAGGCGTGCAAAAAACTTTAACTGATTTTTGAAAGGAAAATCAAAAAGCTGGCGCTTCTTTTGCCCAAATTTTGCAAAAAATTTTCTCAAGTGGCTTTTTTAGTCAAATAATTACGCGCTTTCAGACTTATGTTCAAAATATTATTGACACCCAAGACTGACAAAAGGCAACAATTTCTGATTTAGTTAATCAAATTTTTGCCGGCTTTAATGAAAAACAGATAATTGATGTTTTAAATACTGTTGTAACTTCTGAATTTGCTAGCGAAAATCCTGAAAAAACTAAAGAACTAATTTTTGCTTCTATTTTTGGCCAAAGTTTAGTTCAGGATCTTATAATTAATAATATTATCAAACTTGATGTTGCATATAAAGATAATTTAAAGGTAGTTTTTACTTTTGACTCAATTAGAAAATTATTTACAAAAATAATTACTGATTTTCAGCTTCGCACAAAAGACTATAAAAATTCTGCCAGTTTTCAGCAAATAATCCAAACTTACCTTGAAAATCCTCAAAATGACGCGGATAATGTTAGTTTTATCCGTAATTTTATCTCTGAAACACTAAAACATCATGAGTCTGTTAAGGTTCTAGTTGGAATTATTAACGATAATTTTAATTTTAATTTGTCTAAAGATGATCAAGATTCGCTCACTGATCTTTTAGTTTCGCTTGCTGATGTTATTGTCCGAACAAATGTCTGAACCAAATTGAATGATATTGCTGCTAAAAACTTTTTAGAAGTTATTAAGAAATCTGATTATAAAAATATTGAGAGCATTTCATCAATTTTTGCTGACCAAATTTATACAAATTACACATCTTTTTTTAAAGATTCCAAAAATTTACTTGATTTATTTCATGAACTTTTAAGTTTTGAGCTAAGCAATAATCAAATTGAATCACTTAAAAAATTACTTAATAAATTTTACCCAATTTTAACAAAATTTGACCTAAGCAACTTTATTGATACTTCTTCGCCAAATTATGCTAGTTTTTCCTTTCTTTTTGATTCGGTCAAAGATTTTTTAGTTTCAAATTCATTCAAACCTTTATCAGATATTGTAAATTCTGCAATTAATGATTTTTTGATAAATAAAAGCCAATATAAGCGAATTGATGATTTAAATCGTTTTGGTTTTCAGTTTTTAGCTAATAATTTGCCAAAACTTGAGGAAAATATTTACGATTTCCTTGCAAAAAATGTTAAAAATGAAGAGTTTTTAACTAGTCTAATTAATTTAATTAGCAATTCGCTAAGTGAGCAAGGTCTAAAACCTACATCGGTTAAAACTTTTTCGGAAATTATTAGGCTAATTTTTGAGGATTTTTACGCTAAATATCAAATTTGAAAAGATGATAAAACAAGTCCAACTAACAACTTAATTTTTGCTTTTGTCAAAGGCGCAATAAATACTTTTGAAACCTTTACAAAATCAAATTTTAGCCAGTATGACTCACTTAAAACTAACCTTGAATCGGCAAGAAAAGCAAATAATGAATCAGAAATTCAAGAATATTCAGCAAAAATCGCACTTCTTGACCAACAACTTTCATTTCAAAATTTTTCTAGTTATTTTCTAAATAATTTTTTTAGCCAGGAGCAAATTTATAAACTTTTAAAAAGTCTTGCTAGCCTTGATTTTAAAAGCAAAATTTCAACTCAAGATCTGCTTTTATTTTTCAAAAACCTTTTTGATCAATCATTTTTACATAAACAGTTAATCGAAAAATTAAACCAAAATAGTTTTTTTAACAAAGAAAAAATTCAAAAACCACTTTTAAATATTTTATCTAGCTTCTTTGAATCTTCAGAAGTTGAAGCATTACTTTCAAAACTTATTGATTACTTTTTTGACGATAAAAAGTTTGAAGAAAACCCTGATTTTAGTTCGTTAATTCAGAATTTTATTACACAAAACTCTGAATTAATTGAAAAAGTTTTTACACTTTTTTTAGGAAATACAACAACTTGAGAATCAATTTCTCAATTTTTACGGGCAATTTTGGATGAATATAAACTAAATTTAAAACCAGAATCTGTTAATACAATTTTAGAACTTGTTCGTGATTTTTTGACAAAACTAAAGGATTCAATTCTAAGTATTCAAAAAGAAACAACAATTCAACCGCCGTTAACAATAAAATCAATAATTACTATTATTCTTGATGCAATTTCTAATAATCCAACCCCTAATAAATCGGTTATTGAGACTTTATTTGATAGTTTTAGTGTTGATATTGCAAATAATTATTATTCTTCAGAGGCAACAAGCAAACAAAATCAAAGTAATCTTAATCAACAAAAAATTTCTTCATTAATTGCCGAAGTAATGAAAACTCAGCCTATTTCAGAACAAATTAAATCAAGTTTATCGAGCATTCCAGATGAATATCGTGAAGATATTGCTCCAATTTTTGATTCATTTTTACAATCTGATGGACTTAAAGATTTATTTAATTCCTATTTTAAAATAGTTGCAAAAGCAAAAATTAATAAGCCATTGAATAATTTATCGTTAATTAAGTCTTTATTTGAAAAGCAATATTTTAATAAAATTATCGGTGAATTTATTGTTCAATTAGACGAAAAAAAGAATAATCTAATAGGCAATTTTACAAAACTATCAGAAAAAATTTTTAAAACTGAATTTGAACAGACAGAATTTGAATCTTTTTTCAAGTTAATTAAGAAAATAATTAAAAATAATATTGATAGTTATTACGCCAATGAGCCAGAATCAATAGATATTTTTTCAGATCAACCTCAGCAAATAAATGTAAGTCAAGATATTTCTGATTTTGAAATTAAAGCTCAACCATTTAGCGATTCTGGTTCTGAGCAACAATCTCCAACTTCATCTTCAACAGAAACACAAAACCAAAATTCAGTCAAAAAGACAGCAAATTATTCAAAAGAAAATGCTTTTTTAACAAAAATTATAACTGTTTTGACTAAATTAACTAGCGGTCAGTTTTCTACTTCAAATTTGAATTCATTATTAGAAACCGAGATTGCAAATGAAGAGTTTATCGTTGAACTAGTCAAGCAAATTGGAACAGTTTATAGTGAAATTGAAGAGTCAGAAAAAAATAATATTTGAGATATATTGACCAAAATTTTTAAATCTAAATTTTTCAAAGAAAAAATCGACCTATTAAGCGTTGGAAATATTTCCAGTTTTTCAATCTTTAGCGGTCTGTCAGAAGAAACCAAGAAAAAAATTGAGCCAACATTTAAAAGTTTGTTGTTAGAATTTTTACCAAATTCTGCAAACAAACTTTTTATTTTTCGAATTTTAGACTATATAAATAAAAATCAACAATCATTTAAAGATGTAAAAACATTTTCAGCAATCTTAACTAAATTTTTAGGCGATGATAAAAGTAATAAAACTACCGATCAAAGCCAGAGTTCGCAAAAGCAAACTAATAGCCAATTTTTGAAGGCCTATTTGTGACATGTGCTTGATTTTTTAGTAAAAAATGATGGATTTTTAGATATAGCCGTTGATATAATTGCCTCATATTTAAACTTAAATTTAGACAGCAGCAACCCAAATTTAACTAATAAAGTTCAAAAACCAAGAGAGATTCCTAAAACTTTTTTAAAAGAATTTATTGGTCTTGGCTTTGATAATCCTTTAATTTCTGATATTTTAGATCAAATGTTAAATGCAGTTAAAACTTTAGATTCAAGTAAAGAAGCATCTAGCTTTTTCAGTGCTATTTTTAGTAAATTAGATTTTGCAAAATTAATTAATCTTGATTTAGTGGTCAAAATTGAACCAAAAATTAGCGTCGATGACTCAACAGGTCCAAGTCAAAAGGAACAAAAAGAACTAATTGATGAAAAAAATTTAACATTAAACACACCAACTGGACAAAAAATATCAACTAAAACACTCGCTGATTTCTTTGATTTAATATTTTTAGCCTCACCGGACTGAGATAAGACAAAGGAAAATCACGCTTCGCCAATTTTAAAAGAATTAAATCATATAACTTATACTGGAATTTCTTTTCAGGATCTTTTTACATCAAATAAAAAAGATCCTCAGCTTGAAGCAATTTCAAAATTATTTTATAGAATTTGATACTCTGAGGGCACAAGTTCTAATAGAATATCAATCAGCAATTTTAAAAATTCATCAAAAGGAAGACTCCTTTATAGACTGGCGCTAATCCTTCTTTTTTATACTTATGAATCTAGGATTTCTAAAGATTGGTTTAGAGACCAATTATTTTATGGTAGTTTTTTTTCGTCCTGGAAGGCTTCTGAAATAATACGCGCCTCATTGCACAATGGAAACCAATCTAAAGTAAGCAATTCGAGGGATAATGAATACAAAAAATTTATTAATGACATAATAGGGAACCCTGCCGAATCCAAAAGTTGATGAGGGGGAACGAATTGATATACTCCTTCCAACGTAAAGCTAAATGACATGATTACAATGATTTATTATAACGCTAACGATAATCGATTTTTTAGCCGCACAAAGCAACCTAAATTAAAAGACCAAATTTTGCAACAAATCCATGATGGAACTTATCCTGATAATTATACAGACCCTAAAAAATAA